The DNA region AGCATCAGCACATCTGAGGCGATCGCCGCATCAGCATTATTTGCTGTCACTGCAATACCGTACTCCTGCTGTAGATATTCCCGTCGTGCCGCAACAGGATCGCTCACCACAACATCAGATGGCGCGTATAAACCTTGTTTTAATAAACGAGACAATAGAGCCTCACCCATTACTCCGCCACCGATCATCCCAAATTTCACAGCCATAAGCCCTCAAATATTTCGCCCAGATATATTTCTCAGTACGAACATCTCATTTCAAAATATATTCACCCATGACACCAAACGAAATCAACTCACAAAAAAAGAGACGACCAAGCCGTCCCTTATGGAAATGTATTTTTCGATCAACTGAGATACGAAGTCAAATCCGTCACAACTGACGAATCTGCTCGCTTCTAGCTAAATAATTATTGTGCCTGCGCAACGGGAGCCATTTCTTCGTTCCAAGCAGGTGTGGGAGTTGCAGTACGGGGAGCAGCGGGCTGTGCAGTCACAGGAGTCGCAGCTTCGTGGACAACACCAGTCTGATTAGTAACCTGAACACAATTAGGTGTGAAGAGGAAAATGCTATCGCCAATGCGCTCTTGATGCCCATCAATTGCATAGGTACCACCAGCAACGAAGTCAACAGCACGTTGCGCTTCATCTGGGTCCATCATGTTGAGGTTGAGAACCACAGAGCGGCGATCCCTGAGAGATTGGATGACCTGAGGCATCTCTTCAAAAGAATGGGGCTCACAAACAACAACTTCAGATAAGCCATTGTTAACGCCAGGCATACCAATGACATTATTACGGGGCGCGGAATTAGAATTCATGCCAAAATCAGAAGCTACAGTGGGGTTTTCACGGAGACGACGAGGGCGGGACTTTTCTTCAACGAGGGGCGCAGGGCTATCGGCAGGATAGAGGGCTGCGTAATCGGTGTTATCCACCTCTTCTTCGTAATACTCCTCGAATTCCTCGGTCTCGTTAAAGCCCAAAAAATCACGTAACTTAGTAAACATAGTGCGAAATATCCTTGATATTGATTGTCAGTTTAGTGTGCTTTGTTTGGCATGAGAAATAGTTTTTTCTAAATTCCCAGGAAGTCTAATGGGAGAAAGACTCAAGGATAGAAAGAGACTTTATCTAGACTTGATACTTCCTCAGCATATCTTATGTTTTTATTTTGTCTAGAGTTTGGTCAGTTTTTTTTTGAGTTTTGGCAAATTAAATCCAAATTCCTAAATTACGCTTTATTCTGCCCCAAAATCCCTGCTTTGATGAAATCACCACCATAAACTTTTGTTAATCAAGAGTTTATGATGCAACAAGCTCCTTGAGAAGGGAATAATAGAAAGATTTTGTTCCTGTTAATAAGGGAAGACCTCTCGGGGCGATCGCCACTTTTTCGTATCAAAAATCAAGCGTAGCTACGCTGGCCAAAAATGGCACTACCGACCCTAATCATAGTGCTACCAGCCTGCACTGCCAGCTCATAGTCACCAGACATACCCATAGATAATTCACTGAGTGCGAAAGGAAAGGCAGAATTTTCGTTGAGCTGCTCTTTTAGTTTTTGCACAGAGGTAAAGGCGGCTAGGATTTCATTCGAAGTTAGCCCCAATGGCAAAATTGTCATTAAACCCTGAATCTTTAGATGATTGCATGCCGCTAAGCCTGATAGGTCTTGCTGTAGCTGTTCAAAATCCCAGCCAAATTTATTGGGATCAGGCAAAGGCTTGACCTGAAGACAACATTTCGGCACAACAGCCATTGTCGCAGCGTAATTATTTAATTTCTTAGCCAGAGCAAGGCTGTCAATAGTGTGAATCCAGTCAAAGTGGGCGATCGCCTTTTTTGCCTTATTTTTTTGGAGATGACCAATAAAGTGCCAACAAATATCTTTTAAATCCGCTAATTCTTTTTGCTTCGCTAAGGCTTCTTGGAGTCGATTTTCTGCAAAGTCTCGTACACCAACTTCATACGCTGCCCGAATTTTCTCAACGCTGTGGGTTTTACTGACTGCAATCAATTTAGTAGTTGCAGGGAGCTGCTGCTGAAAAAAAGCGATCTGATTAGCAAGTTGGTCAGACATATCAGCGAAAAACAATTTACTGGAACGTACGCTTGTATAAAGCCTGTAATGCATCGAGTTGAGGTGAAGGGCCGAGGCGACGAACTTTGCGTAATCTCTGCTCTACTTTCATGCGAGCATCCATACGCGTGATGGGCTCGAAAACCATATTTTTTTTGTTCTGCTGCACCACGAAAAATAATCGTTGAGCATAAAGTGTCGTAAATAATTCTTCGTTATCTTCTAGCTCACAGATCAAGAAAAGCATCCCAAAAGTTGGGTGATTGAAATAGGACTCTGTATTCATTCAAATTCTATGGGTTCCAAAAACTCAGTAACCGAACTGTGACGGGCTACAAATCGTTCAAAAAGTGGCGATGCTGATGCTTTGTTACCGAAATGCGTAGAAGACGGTATCTTCAGATACATAAGCATCATCTGTTTAGTATATAGACGATAGGTCAGGAATGGGAAAATTTATTTGACTGAATGGTCTTTTACTCTACAGCCTTTTAAAAACATTTGTACTATATCTTAAAGGGTTTCTGTTCTACTAGTTGCGCCAGGCGATCGCCACAATTATCCAAGCTAACCGCAAAAATGCAACTAAATGAAACACGGCTTGGTAAGATTAAGAATTGCTTTTTTGCACACCGCTATCAAACCTTATCCTGAAAACCATGACTGAGTCTCGCCAATATCACATCACTACCTTTGGTTGTCAGATGAATAAAGCTGACTCCGAACGTATGGCAGGTATTTTAGAAGGTATGGGTTACCTGTTTGCAGAGGACCCAAACGAGGCAGATTTAGTACTCTACAACACCTGTACTATTCGGGATAACGCAGAGCAAAAAGTTTATTCTTATCTCGGTCGTCAAGCAAAACGAAAGCATTCAAAGCCAGACTTAACACTCATCGTCGCAGGTTGTGTTGCCCAGCAAGAGGGAGAAAGTCTATTACGCCGCGTGCCCGAAGTTGATTTGATCATGGGGCCTCAGCACGCTAATCGCCTCCAAGAACTTTTAGAGCAAGTCGATAGTGGCAGTCAGATTGTCGCCACTGAGCCAATTCATATCGTTGAAGACATCACCAAGCCCCGTCGCGACAGCTCGGTAACCGCTTGGGTTAACGTGATTTATGGCTGTAATGAGCACTGTACCTACTGTGTGGTCCCCGGTGTACGAGGCACGGAGCAGTCTCGTTATCCTGAAGCGATTTACGCAGAGATGGAAGAGTTGGGTCGCCAAGGTTTTAAGGAAGTCACGCTCCTTGGTCAAAATATTGATGCCTATGGCCGTGACTTGCCTGGTACAACACCCGAAGGACGCAATAAATATAATCTGACGGATCTTTTGTATTTTGTGCATGATGTGCCGGGTATTGAGCGCATCCGTTTTGCAACCAGTCACCCTCGTTATTTCACGGAGCGTCTGATTAAAGCTTGTCACGAGCTACCAAAGATTTGTGAGCATTTTCATATTCCGTTTCAGTCCGGTGACAATGATGTCTTGAAGGCGATGCGCCGCGGTTATACTCACGAAAAATATCGTCGGATTATCGACAATGTCCGTAAATATATGCCGGATGCCTCTATTAGCGCGGATGCAATTGTGGCTTTTCCTGGTGAAACAGAAGAACAATTCGAAAATACCCTCAAATTGGTTGAGGACATTGGTTTTGATCAACTAAATACAGCAGCTTATTCGCCTCGCCCTGGAACTCCTGCGGCAGTCTGGGAAGATCAATTGTCTGAAGAAGTGAAGAGCGATCGCCTCCAACGACTGAATCGCCTAGTCAATCAAAAAGCAGCGGAACGCTCTGAGCGCTATGCGGGAAGGGTTGAGGCAGTTTTGGTGGAGGGTCAAAACCCCAAAAATCCCAATCAGGTAATGGGGCGCACTAGTGGCAACCGTCTCACTTTCTTTGAGGGTGATATCAACGAACTTAAGGGAACAATTGTTTCGGTGAGAATTACTGAAGTTCGGCCATTTAGTCTCACTGGTGAACCTATAGAAGCCCTCGTGACGGCTTAATTTAGTCATGACAAAACCGTGGCTAGAACCCGAGGCGATCGCCCAAGTCCAGCTCATTCTGGATAGTTATCGCCATTGGTTCGGGGAAGATTTAATTGCGAGGGATGAGACTCCCGAAACTCAGGCAGACATTTTGTTTGAGGCACCGATGGTTGTTTTCTCCCATGGCACACAGACAGATCCGATTTATAACTACGGTTCTCGACTAGGCCTAAAACTTTGGGAACGAACTTGGGAAGAGCTTTTAGCCATGCCCTCGCGCGAATCAGCAGAACCCAATGAAAAGGTGCAAACAGAGCGAAATCAGCTGTTAGCATCTAGTCGGGATTATGGTTTTAAAACGGGTTTTTCTGGGGTGCGAGTGACAAAAAACGGTAAACGCGTCCGAATCGAAGATGTTAAGCTTTGGGACTTACTCGATAAAGACGGAAATTATGGTGGTCAGGCTGCCGTATATTCTAAATGGACATTTTTAGATTAGGTGAATGAAAGAGCAGTTTACAGTGTGGTTAGATCGGTTTTTGGTAGCGGACGTTTTTGTGGTGCTGTTCGCGTTTTTTTGGTTTGCGATCGCCCTCATTGGGAAATCATCTGGCGTTAATCTCGGTTGGGATATTTGGTATTCACTCTGGGAACCCGTCTTTACGCCAGCAATTGGCATTTTGATGTTGGGTGCGATTTTAAGTTGGGTGGTCAAAAAGATTGGCACTTTCTTTCAGCCTAAATCCGACGAATTAGGTTAAATTACAACCCGCTACGATCGAGCTATTGAATTGCAGATCGAAAGATGGAATTATCAGATCGATTTTCTGAAGCATTGGTTTTTGCCGAAAAGTTACATCGCCAACAAAGCCGCAAAGGTTCTGGTACACCTTATGTTGCTCATCTGCTGGGAGTTGCCAGCACTGTTTTGGAAGCAGGTGGGAACGAGGATGAGGCGATCGCCGCACTACTTCACGATGCTGTCGAGGATCAAGGGGGCTTGGCAACGAGAGATTTGATTCAAGAAAAATTTGGAGATCGCGTTACTGAAATTGTGATGGGCTGTTCCGATAGTGTTGAAGGCGAAATCAAATTGCCGTGGCGAGAACGAAAAGTTGCTTATCTAGACCATCTTAAAACTGCTCCCAAATCTGTGCGTCTTGTGTCGATGGCCGACAAACTCTACAATCTTCAGTCCATCGTGCGAGATTATCGCTTGGTTGGTGAAGACTTGTGGTCTCGATTTCGCGGAAAAAAAGATGGCACCCTTTGGTATTACCAAGAACTAAGCAAAATATTCGATCCAGAGCATCCCTTAACTCAAGAATTTAAACGGGCGATCGCCACCCTCGACACCCTTATTTCAACCAAGTCGCCATAGATTGTTGCTTCAGTAATGCTCGACGTATCTTCCAATCAGGCATACATTGCGTCACCAGACTCCAAAATCTTTTGCTGTGATTCATCTCGCGAAAATGACACAGCTCATGGACAATCACATAGTCCAAACAATCCAACGACAATTGAATTAGCTGGAGATTGAGATTAATCCGGCCAAGGCTACTACAACTGCCCCATCGTGTTTTCATCGCTTTTACTCGCAACGGAATTTCCGTTTGCTCCAGTTGCAAAATTGGCCTTGTCTGCTCTAGCCAATAAGCCAATCGTTCTCGAAATAAAGTCTTCGCTTGCCGCTGATACCAACGCCGCATCAAAAATTGAATTTTATGGATATCATCTGGTTGATCAACACACACCCGAAAAACACCATTCTCGAATTCAAACATTGGGTGATCGCCACAAGAAATCTTTAACGGATAACCTTGCCCCAAATAATAATGAATTTCTCCTTCGATCCATTGGGGAATAAAACGCTTAGCAGCAGAGTCTTCTATTTTTTTGAGGTTTTTCCTAATCCACTCAAGACGTTTATCTAAAATATCTTCGAGTTGAGCCTTCGACACACTACGCGGAGTATGGAGAATAATCTCTCGCTCCTGATTAATTGAAATCTGAATCGTCCGGCGGTGATCGCTCCGTTTAAGAATGACGAGAAGAGTTCTACCATCAATAGAAATTTTGATTGTCTCAGAAGACCTCTTATTTATTTTCGTTGAATTAGCTGCCAAGATTTATACTCACCCACTACTTCATGCTGAATCCAATTTTTAGCCAAAAACTCAGATTTCACCCATGCAAAACCATCAATATTTACATCACTCAATTCTTTAGCCATATAGTTAACCTTAGGAGAATAAAATTTCAATAGCACTTGAGTTTTTCCACCACCAAATAATGCTATCTGATGATTCTGTAAAACAGTTTGTATTTCAGGTTCTGAGATCATCATTTTTAGTTCAGGATTAACATCAGTAAGCAAACCAGATGCTACTAAAAGAATAAAACTCAGCCACTGACCTAAAAGTAAACTAGCGATCCATTCTTGAGATGTTTTTTTCTGAAAAATCAGCCAAGCTAAATAAACCCAAGCACATCCTAAGGGCAAAACAATATATGCAAATTCTAAGCCATCAAATTCAAAGAATAGCCAACTTTCTGGGACTTGAGCCAAGATATTCAGCAGAATAAATAAACTCCCCAAAAAGCCCAACATACAAGAAATAACCTTGATCAATAATTGTGGAGATCGCTCTTTCTCCCAGGACTCTATGAGCTCATGAATTCCTAGTGCGGCAAAGATTGCTAGAAATGGATAGAGGGGAAGCGCATAGTGAGAAAGACGAGTTTCATAAAAAGTGATCATTAAAAAAATACTGAGAGGAATGCCCAATATTAAAAAATGCTCTTTCTTCTTTTTTTTCCAGTAGGTGATCGCACCAATAATCGAAAAAAATATCCACGGAAAACATAATCCTAGAGTATTGATCACATAATAAAAATATCCATTATTACGTCGTTGTTCTTGAGACAAACTCACAAACAAACTAAATAATGCACGAAAACTTTCTACTTCATATCTCTGAAAACTCAAATAAAGCCATAAACCTAAAGGGATCAAACCTATGAAGATGCCAAGATAAAAATAGTTTTTCTGAAAATATTTAAATTTCCGTATCGACACACTCAAGTATGGCAATAAGCTCAGGATTAGCATCCCAGCAAGAAAGCCACGGCACAAAATCATTAATGATAGACAACACCCAAAAAGTAATAGATAAAGATCTTTCGACAGTATTCCATATTCCAGATTTCCATGACTATTAGGAAACACAACTCGTCCACTGTATTTAATTAGACATAGAATAGCTGTCAGAAATATAAAAATAGTGATGTAATCAGGGTTGCCTAAATAGCTATAACGTAGCCAGAGAAATTCAAGACTTAAAATAAAAGCGGATAATAATCCTATCTGTTTATCAAATAAATTTACTGCAATCTGATAGATCAACAAAAGACAGCCCAAAGACAATAATACACTGGGTAACCGTACAGCAATTTCATTAACACCTAGTAGCTGATAAAAACAAGCAATCAGCCAATAGGGACCAGGTGTTTTATGGTGAGGATTTTCCCAAGGGTTAATCCAGTCTCCAGTTTCAAACATGATCTTTGCTCTAGTGGCATACAAACCTTCGTCATGGGCAAGGAGACTCTGATCAGCAAATAAACCAACGACTAAAATTGGCAATGCCCAAAAAACAATGCAGAGATGAGGAGACTGGTAGAGCCGGGAAAAGGTTTTCATTATGTCTCTTGAAGAGGTATGGAGAGCAATAGTTGGATAAATTTGATGGTGCTTTTCTGGCGATAAATCTGTGAATTTTGATGATTTTTATGGTGGCGATCACCTCACTTATTTTGTCATAGACCGATCAGAATCTCCTGACTCTCCCTAAGAGAATCACGCCACATCAGTGATTTCCCTCAGGCAATTCCCGCCATAAGTTTGTTATTGTGAAGAAGTATTACGAAGATTGTTGTTTTAGAATTTTATCTAAACTTCATCAAAAATATGTGTGCTCGGCACAACAGATTTCCAAAAATTAATCATGCTAAAGGTGTAAAACACTTACCAAGTCACTTACTAAGAAAATCCTATGGCCTTTACCAATTTTCTCAAAAAAGCGGCAGCTCCATTGCGAATGGCACAGCGAACGAATGGTAAACGACTTAATTTAACGTTGTTTTGCGACTTTGATGGTCCTTTAGTAGATGTTTCGACAAGGTATTACAGTACCTACCAAACAGCACTACAGCACACCAAAAGGAGTTATGAGGAACAAGGTCAGCCCTTGCCAATCCGGTTATTGACGAAAGCTCAGTTTTGGCGGATGAAGCGTCAACGGGTTAGCGATATTGAAATTGCAATGAAGTCAGGTCTGCAGGAAGAGCAAATTACATTTTTCTTGGATTACGTCGGAAAAATCGTCAATGGGGCGAATCTACTCCATCTAGATGCAATGCAAAGTGGCATCAACTGGTCTTTGGGGCTCTTGCATTCTCACGGTGTGAAACTGGTTCTAGTGACTCTCCGCGAGGAGCAACAGGTACACCGGATGTTGGATTGTTACGGATTAAAACGATTATTCAACGGGATCTATGGCAGCGGCGATCGCCACACAGCCTACGAAAATAATATTGATGTAAAGACAGCTCTCCTTAAGGAAGCAATTACAGAGCAGGGCCAATTAAGTGATGACTGGCTAATGGTGGGAGATACCGAGGCGGATATTGTAGCTGCACAACGGGTGAAAATTCCGGCGATCGCCCTAACTTGCGGCATTCGTGATGAGAATTATCTCAAAACCTATAGTCCTGACCACATTTGCACGGATTTACTAGCGACTGCACACTATCTCATTGATCGCTATGACAATACTCCAAAAAATTTCCCGCTTAACCTCAATTACTGCCTATCCAACGCCCTAACCTGATTCCACCATCGAACCAGAGGTGTACAAATTAATGGTGCCCAGAGGCTGCTTAAAACAGCAGAAGCAAGGGCAATTTGTTGATAATCGAGCCATATATCACCAAAAGACCGGAACCCAAAAATCAGGTGTTGCAGAGCCATCACGGTCTCTGCCACGAAGGTCATAATAAAAACAATTAATGCCAGGGAAATGAAATCTTCCTGTAAATATCGCTGGTGACGCCAACTTGCTGTGAGCCAGGCCACAAGGACAAATCCCGGAATATGGCTAGGGAAAGCCGTCACCATTAAACTATCGTGGAGTAGCCCCACGGCGATCGCCACGAGGACAGCAATCGACACATTACGCTTAATACTCCATGCCACTAGCCACATCAATAACCACTGAGGGCTAAATCCGAGAATTGTCATCCCGGGTGTTCGCACCAGTAGTAGTAATGAACAAACGAGCAGTGACACAACAATCACAAAGCCGTTCAGCCAAGGGTTAGACGATCTAGGAAACTTCTTCTTCGACATTTTGTTCTGGTAACGGCTCAAAGTCCAAAGGCTTTTGCTCAAACGACGAAACCATCACCCACTCTAACACCGTGAAAGATGCTGATAATTCGACTGTCGCAATCGGTGCAGGACCACCTTTTTTATCCACTTTGACTACCTTTCCAATGGGCACTCCAGGCGGGTACAAAACACTTAAATTCGAAGTGGTCACCAAATCACCTTCCTCAACATCAGGGACTTTCTGATAAAAAGTCATCTGTGCCATTTGCTGATTATTTCGGTTACTCTGTCCCTTGAGATAAGCTTGGTGGCGGCTACGGGTGACCATCACCCCAATCTGCTGGTTAGCATCGCTAATGAGCATCACTCGACTACTATTTGGCGTCACTTGAGTAACACGGCCCACTAAACCGCCGATCCCTGACACGATATCTCCAACTTTTATCCCTTCGTTACTGCCTTTACCAATGGTGATTTGCTGCCACCAGGAATCAGCACTACGGCCAATCACTGGTGCGGCGATCACCTCCATATCTAATTCTTTAGAGAAATCCAGCAATGATTTGAGCTGTTTATTTTGCTGTTCCAGCTCCTCCACACGATTCTGTAGTTCTCGCAACTTACTATTTTGCAAGAGAATTTCTTCATCTACGGGAGCAGAAGCTGCACCACTTGTATTCGCAAGCAGTGCATAAAACTCTTGGATAATCCCACCTTGAGTTTGACGCAGAAAAAATACAGCTGACAGACCGATGCCAACAAAAACAATCGTGAAACCGTTGCGTTGCCACCAACGGCTAAACATCACCATAAACCCAAAATAATCATGCTCTCTATCTTAGATTATTCGTAACGAGCATAACTATTAGTTGCACGTTCTAGATCTTTGAAATTCTCAAGCACGCGGCCTGTACCCAAAACAACGCAGCTAAGGGGTTCAGATGCAACATGAGTAACAATACCTGTTTCATGACTAATCAAGGTATCTAAGCCAGACAGTAAAGCACCACCACCAGCCAACATGATGCCTCGATCAATAATGTCTGCGGCAAGTTCGGGGGGCGTCCGTTCAAGGGTACGTTTTACCGCTTCAATAATCACGGATAAAGGCTCAGACATACTCTCGCGAATTTCGGGGGCTTTAATGGTTACTGTTCTTGGTAAGCCAGAGAGGAGATGCAAACCACGTACTTCCATAATTGGCTCATCTTCTTCGGTGGGATAAGCAGAACCCAATTGAATTTTGATATCCTCAGCTGTCCGCTCACCAATAACAAGGTTATGGACTTTCTTCATGTAGAGCATGATAGAGTCGCTCAGTTCATCGCCAGCAACTCGAACGGATTCACTCAACACTGTGCCATCCAAACTCAGAACGGCCACCTCAGTAGTACCGCCACCGATATCAATAATCATGTTTCCAGTCGGTTCAGACACTGGTAAACCTGCACCGATCGCTGCTGCCACAGGCTCATCAATCAAATAAACTTCACTGGCCCCAGCTTCTTTTGCGGCTTCTTCCACAGCACGACGTTCAACGCCAGTTACACCACTCGGAATACCAATCACCATACGGGGTCGAACAAGGGGATTTCGGCCATCATGAACGCGGCGAATAAAATGCTTCAGCATTAATTCTGCGGTATCAAAATCTGCGATAACACCATCTCTGAGGGGGCGAATGGCGACGACATTATCAGGTGTGCGACCCAGCATTTTCTTTGCTTCGAGACCGACAGCACGAGGGCCTTTTTCTTTATCAATGGCAACGACGGAAGGTTCTTCAAGCACAACTCCCTTACCGGACACATAAACAAGGGTATTGGCTGTGCCGAGATCAATGCCCATGTCTCGTGAAAATGAAAGGCGACTAAATAAACCCACTGGTGCGCTAACCCCTAGTTTCGATAATGTGATTGATTTTGTTTTCTATCCTAGTCAACCTTTTTTAGAATTGGTGCTGGGATAAAGTTTTGCTTTTGGATTTTATTATGTTTCTTGTTTTGCGTCTAGCTAACTCTGGTATGGGATCCACGCTTGTTTGATCACAAGGCGATCGCCTCCTGACTCATTGGCTAGTCCGAATTAAACCACAAGACATTTCTTACTACTCCTGCCAAAAAGGTGCTTCCGGAGCAGCATTCATCTCTTCGAGAGTTTTCCAGCCCGCTTCCCACATTTCCTTATCTTTGAGCTGCTTAGCATTAATCCAAAACCTTGTAGTGGGGTCACAGGAGGAGACTAATTCCGCAAAAACCCATTTCCCTTCATTACGACGATTCACCACTTGAAAATGTCGCCATCCCCAGGTTTTCTGGGTTGCTGTCCATTTTGAGCCGAGGAGATGTGGGTATCGTTGCTTTGTTTTTTTTGCCATAACGAACGGAAACGGTAAATTAGCCTCAAAATACTAAGGTAATTGTTTTTCGTAAATAATCCGCAGAACCAAATTTTATGCTTTTACTGCTGCCGATTAAGTGGTTAATCCTTCAATGTCTTATTTTTTTAGTGATGGTCGCCATTGAAGCTGCGGTTTTACATTTCATCGAAGGTATCGCCAAGAGAGATAGCATGATTTATTTATTTTTAGTGAATCTATTCTCGTTTAATTTTGGTTGGCTTTTAGTCACATTGGCCTTCTATTTCGTTACAGGCAGCAATTTTCAGGATGATATTTTGGGCTACATGCTTCTAGGCATCGTCAGTGAAAAGCTTTTAGTCACCTTATTTGTGAATCCTTTTTCCAATCCACTGTTGCTGGCAATGGTGCTTTATTTCGGGGCAGTATGCTATTTCGAGCTAAAAATGTTGACCTTGCTAAAAGTCTTTGTTTTACCAACCGGAGAGAAAAAAGAAGAGGAAGAAATTGATCTGAAGCTGTCACCCTGGGCAGATCGATTGTTAGTCATCTTTTTATCAAAAGATTTTCGCTTGGTAGTGACTGTTTTTATTGCAAATTTCGTGAGCCACACGGTAGTTGGAGGACTCATTTTTCTCACTCAAGCCTAGGTGATCAAGTTTTTGGGTCAAAGGCATCTCTTAAGCCATCTCCCAGGTAATTGAGGCTAAGCACCGTCAAAAAAATTGCCAGCCCCGGGAAAAGCGCCATATGAGGGGCAGAGGTTAAAAAGTTCTGGGCATCATAGAGCATTCGGCCCCAAGTCGGTACATCTGGGGGAAAGCCGAGACCGAGAAAGCTGAGAGTTGATTCGGTGATAATCGCATTGCCAACAGATAGAGTGGCGGCAACAATAATCAGACTAATCAGGTTGGGCAGAATATGGACTTGCAGGATTCGGAATGGGTTAGCGCCGATCGCCCTCGCAGCTGAAACGAATTCTAATGTCTTGAGACTGAGGCATTTGGAACGGACGAGACGGGCAACGGACATCCAATTCAAACTGCCAATCACTATCACAACAAGGATAAAAGTACCCCACTCAGCTCCGGCGATCGCTCGCAATT from [Leptolyngbya] sp. PCC 7376 includes:
- the mreC gene encoding rod shape-determining protein MreC, which translates into the protein MFSRWWQRNGFTIVFVGIGLSAVFFLRQTQGGIIQEFYALLANTSGAASAPVDEEILLQNSKLRELQNRVEELEQQNKQLKSLLDFSKELDMEVIAAPVIGRSADSWWQQITIGKGSNEGIKVGDIVSGIGGLVGRVTQVTPNSSRVMLISDANQQIGVMVTRSRHQAYLKGQSNRNNQQMAQMTFYQKVPDVEEGDLVTTSNLSVLYPPGVPIGKVVKVDKKGGPAPIATVELSASFTVLEWVMVSSFEQKPLDFEPLPEQNVEEEVS
- a CDS encoding rod shape-determining protein, whose amino-acid sequence is MGIDLGTANTLVYVSGKGVVLEEPSVVAIDKEKGPRAVGLEAKKMLGRTPDNVVAIRPLRDGVIADFDTAELMLKHFIRRVHDGRNPLVRPRMVIGIPSGVTGVERRAVEEAAKEAGASEVYLIDEPVAAAIGAGLPVSEPTGNMIIDIGGGTTEVAVLSLDGTVLSESVRVAGDELSDSIMLYMKKVHNLVIGERTAEDIKIQLGSAYPTEEDEPIMEVRGLHLLSGLPRTVTIKAPEIRESMSEPLSVIIEAVKRTLERTPPELAADIIDRGIMLAGGGALLSGLDTLISHETGIVTHVASEPLSCVVLGTGRVLENFKDLERATNSYARYE
- a CDS encoding TIGR02450 family Trp-rich protein yields the protein MAKKTKQRYPHLLGSKWTATQKTWGWRHFQVVNRRNEGKWVFAELVSSCDPTTRFWINAKQLKDKEMWEAGWKTLEEMNAAPEAPFWQE
- a CDS encoding ABC transporter permease, which gives rise to MISSASSGAWRRFRQNKTAILGGVVLGAIALSIFLLPFLYRVPIDAIDFTRGSLPPSFSHPFGTDDLGQDQLARVLFGGKISLSVGLAAMMVAITLGTTIGAIAGFYGGWIDQLLMRLTDLFLSLPQLPVLLLVVYLFREKLRAIAGAEWGTFILVVIVIGSLNWMSVARLVRSKCLSLKTLEFVSAARAIGANPFRILQVHILPNLISLIIVAATLSVGNAIITESTLSFLGLGFPPDVPTWGRMLYDAQNFLTSAPHMALFPGLAIFLTVLSLNYLGDGLRDAFDPKT